One window from the genome of Oceanisphaera sp. IT1-181 encodes:
- the ectA gene encoding diaminobutyrate acetyltransferase: MITTHSDLEADTTIDLQILLRHPQSTDGYHVNRLIDRCKPLDTNSTYCNLLQCLHFADTCMLAEDQEDNSLLGFISAYRKPAEPNTLFVWQVAIDKRARGEGLARTLLTNLLASDACAGVTHLETTITADNAASWGLFESFARSQATDSGARHLLFDQQRHFNGDSSSEILFRITLG, translated from the coding sequence ATGATTACTACCCATTCAGACTTAGAAGCGGACACAACCATTGACCTGCAAATTTTGTTGCGTCACCCCCAGTCAACCGACGGTTATCACGTCAACCGTTTGATTGACCGTTGTAAGCCACTCGACACTAACTCTACCTATTGTAATCTTCTGCAATGCCTGCATTTTGCCGACACTTGCATGCTGGCCGAAGACCAGGAAGATAACTCACTACTGGGGTTTATCTCTGCCTACCGCAAACCTGCTGAACCAAACACTTTGTTTGTTTGGCAAGTAGCCATAGATAAACGCGCACGTGGTGAGGGGTTAGCCCGCACTTTGCTAACTAACCTATTAGCATCTGATGCCTGCGCTGGCGTCACCCATCTAGAAACCACGATTACTGCGGATAATGCTGCCTCTTGGGGTTTGTTTGAAAGCTTTGCGCGTAGCCAAGCGACAGACTCAGGCGCCCGCCACCTTCTCTTTGATCAGCAGCGCCATTTTAATGGTGATAGCAGCAGTGAAATCTTATTTCGCATCACGCTTGGCTAA
- a CDS encoding tetratricopeptide repeat protein: MLDELKALRTEMAKFQVKVTDDIVQKELNVADKAISYANVTVTYFFYLLAGAASVLAIVGWQSLRELKKTARDYAETEMRKITNTYEHKLKQIERELQRKTKVIAENYREIERFQEIHGLWLRASQEQSPQAKIDIYDQILDIKPGDLDAMTHKADAALMMNERQWALSLCNRVLQVDQQNAHALYQRACAHAGMGHEDQALSDLELAVKNNVHLGDVAAEDEEFDSLRQHPRFIELTHEHIDTSTTDS, translated from the coding sequence ATGCTTGACGAGCTCAAAGCGCTGCGCACCGAAATGGCAAAATTTCAGGTTAAAGTTACCGATGACATTGTACAAAAAGAGCTTAACGTCGCCGATAAAGCGATAAGTTACGCAAACGTGACGGTTACTTACTTCTTTTACCTGTTGGCGGGGGCAGCTTCCGTACTGGCCATTGTTGGCTGGCAATCGTTAAGGGAACTAAAGAAAACTGCTCGCGATTACGCAGAAACTGAGATGAGAAAGATCACCAATACCTATGAACACAAGCTCAAACAGATAGAGCGTGAACTACAACGAAAAACCAAGGTGATCGCGGAAAACTACCGAGAAATTGAACGCTTTCAAGAAATTCATGGCCTGTGGTTACGTGCCAGCCAAGAACAAAGTCCCCAAGCAAAAATTGATATTTACGACCAAATTCTCGATATCAAACCCGGCGATTTAGATGCCATGACCCACAAAGCCGATGCGGCCTTAATGATGAACGAGCGCCAATGGGCACTCAGTTTGTGTAATCGGGTACTGCAGGTGGACCAGCAAAACGCCCATGCGTTGTATCAAAGAGCCTGCGCCCACGCCGGAATGGGCCATGAAGATCAAGCCTTGTCAGATTTAGAACTGGCGGTAAAAAACAACGTGCACTTGGGCGATGTGGCGGCGGAAGATGAAGAATTTGACTCATTACGCCAGCATCCGCGCTTTATTGAGCTCACTCACGAGCATATCGACACCAGCACAACGGACAGTTAA
- the maoP gene encoding DUF413 domain-containing protein, protein MSFESNKPFQDFAHFPRGLRRCGEFTVVEAQLLEQAGHAMLALYSEQTAPNGSEELRFVEQVKEGSATDSKHAKVWLKYLKVIGPKRVHRLCSPMTSGGDDDFEPVEDSSE, encoded by the coding sequence ATGAGCTTTGAGTCAAACAAGCCATTTCAGGACTTCGCCCATTTCCCTCGCGGTTTACGTCGTTGTGGCGAATTTACTGTCGTAGAAGCCCAACTGCTTGAACAAGCCGGCCACGCTATGTTGGCATTGTATAGTGAACAAACCGCGCCCAACGGCAGCGAAGAGCTGCGTTTCGTTGAACAAGTCAAGGAAGGCAGCGCCACCGACAGCAAACATGCTAAGGTGTGGTTAAAGTATTTAAAGGTAATAGGCCCTAAACGCGTACACCGTTTATGCTCACCCATGACCTCCGGCGGTGATGATGATTTTGAACCCGTAGAAGACAGTTCAGAATAA
- the sbcB gene encoding exodeoxyribonuclease I, whose amino-acid sequence MSQPAVTPSFLFHDYETAGLHPAFDRPVQFAAIRTDAELNEIGEPMMWYCQLPSDYLPSPEATLITGITPQTAQQQGLCEAHFIARIHEQFSQPNTCILGYNNIRFDDEVTRYTLYRNFYDAYAYSWQHGNSRWDLLDVARTFYALRPEGINWPEDEDGKPSFKLERLTQANGIEHANAHDALSDVRATIALAKLLRQAQPKLFDYLYTLRSKHKVKALIDVINAKPLVHVSGQFSAWQGCATWIAPLAWHPDNANAVICVNLAMDLTPLIELSPELLKERLYTKRADLGELLPVPVKLVHINKCPSLAKAAALSEQRADELDISRAQCRESLDLLRRHPEIREKVVALYQLPHDFGPSADVDGALYEGGFFGDADKAAMAMIHASSPEVLATLPLQFNDSRLSELLFRYRARNYPNTLNEQEWQRWRQYCQDKLSAQAEPYMQRLEQLVVDHQDDEAKLALLQAVARYVQAL is encoded by the coding sequence ATGAGTCAGCCTGCAGTAACACCCAGTTTTTTATTCCACGACTATGAGACGGCAGGCTTGCATCCGGCCTTTGACCGGCCGGTACAATTTGCCGCCATTCGTACCGATGCAGAGCTCAATGAAATTGGCGAGCCCATGATGTGGTACTGCCAGCTGCCCTCTGATTATCTGCCCTCGCCTGAGGCGACGCTAATCACCGGCATTACGCCACAAACCGCCCAGCAACAGGGCTTGTGTGAGGCGCATTTTATTGCCCGCATTCATGAGCAGTTTAGCCAACCTAATACCTGTATTTTGGGTTACAACAATATTCGTTTCGACGATGAAGTGACCCGCTATACCTTATATCGCAATTTTTATGATGCCTACGCCTATAGCTGGCAGCATGGCAACTCCCGTTGGGACTTACTGGATGTAGCGCGCACCTTTTATGCGCTGCGCCCCGAGGGCATTAACTGGCCAGAAGACGAAGACGGTAAGCCGAGCTTTAAACTAGAGCGCCTAACCCAAGCCAATGGCATTGAACACGCCAATGCCCACGATGCCCTGTCGGATGTGCGGGCCACCATAGCGCTGGCCAAATTGCTGCGCCAAGCTCAGCCTAAGTTATTCGACTATTTATATACGCTTCGCAGTAAGCACAAAGTGAAAGCCCTTATCGATGTGATTAACGCCAAGCCATTAGTGCATGTGTCGGGCCAGTTTTCAGCTTGGCAAGGCTGTGCCACTTGGATTGCGCCATTGGCGTGGCACCCAGACAATGCCAATGCGGTGATTTGCGTTAACTTAGCCATGGATCTGACTCCACTTATCGAACTGAGCCCCGAGCTGCTAAAAGAGCGGCTTTACACTAAGCGCGCGGATCTGGGCGAACTGTTACCGGTGCCGGTAAAATTGGTGCACATCAATAAATGCCCGTCATTAGCTAAAGCCGCCGCCCTGAGCGAGCAAAGAGCCGATGAGCTAGATATTAGTCGTGCTCAGTGTCGTGAAAGCCTTGATCTATTGCGTCGCCACCCAGAAATTCGCGAAAAAGTGGTGGCGCTGTATCAATTGCCTCATGATTTTGGCCCCAGCGCTGATGTAGACGGGGCGCTATATGAAGGTGGCTTCTTTGGCGACGCCGATAAGGCAGCCATGGCCATGATCCACGCCAGCTCGCCTGAAGTGCTGGCCACCCTGCCGCTGCAATTTAATGACTCACGATTAAGTGAATTGCTGTTCCGCTATCGCGCGCGTAATTATCCCAACACCTTAAACGAGCAAGAATGGCAGCGCTGGCGTCAGTATTGCCAAGATAAGCTCAGCGCTCAGGCCGAGCCTTATATGCAGCGCCTCGAGCAATTGGTTGTCGATCATCAAGATGATGAAGCCAAGTTGGCATTACTGCAGGCCGTGGCCCGTTATGTGCAAGCGCTTTAA
- the ectB gene encoding diaminobutyrate--2-oxoglutarate transaminase, which yields MSNIFDVMESSVQTYARSFPVTFNKAQGVWLYDQSGKRYLDFLAGAGTLNYGHNHPELKEALIEYIQQDGIAHGLDMHTTAKAAFLTSLQQVILKPRGMDHVAQFTGPTGTNAVEAAMKLARKVTGRSNIVAFTNGFHGVSLGALAATGNQHHRGGAGTSMADVSRLPYDGYPGAGEDSLLLFETMLNDNSSGLDKPAAVLFEVVQGEGGLNASSFKWLQRLEKICREHDILMIADDIQAGCGRTGTFFSFEPAGIKPDIITLSKSLSGMGLPFAIVLLRPELDQWEPGEHNGTFRGNNHAFVTARKALELFWKDDTFAAEVRKKGELLNQRMQAMVDRYPKLFIKVKGRGMMQGMACYDGDIASIITGKCFERGLVIETAGPDGEVVKCLCPLIITEAELNQGLDWLEEAAAETDAERLRKAS from the coding sequence GTGAGTAATATTTTTGATGTAATGGAATCAAGTGTACAAACCTATGCCCGTTCTTTTCCGGTGACCTTTAATAAGGCACAAGGCGTGTGGTTATACGACCAATCTGGCAAGCGCTATTTAGATTTTCTCGCCGGTGCTGGCACCCTGAACTACGGCCATAACCACCCAGAGTTAAAAGAAGCGCTGATTGAATACATTCAGCAAGACGGTATCGCCCACGGCTTAGACATGCACACCACCGCCAAGGCGGCGTTTTTAACCAGCTTACAGCAGGTTATTTTAAAGCCGCGCGGCATGGATCATGTGGCGCAGTTTACCGGCCCAACTGGTACTAATGCGGTAGAAGCCGCCATGAAGCTGGCTCGTAAGGTGACCGGACGTAGCAATATTGTGGCCTTTACTAACGGTTTTCACGGCGTGAGCTTAGGTGCGTTGGCCGCTACCGGTAACCAACACCACAGAGGCGGTGCCGGTACGTCGATGGCCGATGTGAGCCGTTTACCGTACGACGGTTACCCAGGTGCCGGTGAAGACAGCCTGTTACTGTTTGAAACCATGCTTAATGACAACTCCAGTGGCCTAGATAAGCCAGCGGCCGTGTTGTTTGAAGTGGTACAAGGCGAGGGCGGCTTGAATGCTTCTTCCTTTAAGTGGTTGCAGCGTTTAGAGAAAATCTGTCGTGAACACGACATTTTAATGATTGCCGATGATATTCAAGCCGGTTGTGGCCGTACCGGTACTTTCTTTAGCTTTGAACCCGCCGGTATTAAGCCCGACATTATTACTTTGTCTAAGTCGTTAAGTGGCATGGGCTTACCTTTTGCCATCGTGCTGCTGCGCCCTGAGCTGGATCAGTGGGAGCCCGGTGAGCATAACGGTACTTTCCGTGGTAACAACCACGCCTTCGTTACCGCACGTAAGGCACTGGAATTGTTTTGGAAAGACGACACCTTTGCCGCAGAAGTGCGCAAGAAAGGCGAATTGCTGAATCAACGTATGCAAGCCATGGTAGACCGCTATCCTAAGCTGTTCATCAAGGTTAAAGGCCGCGGCATGATGCAAGGTATGGCCTGTTACGATGGCGACATTGCCAGCATCATTACCGGTAAATGTTTTGAGCGTGGTTTGGTTATTGAAACTGCCGGCCCAGATGGTGAAGTCGTGAAGTGCTTGTGCCCACTTATCATTACTGAGGCTGAATTAAACCAAGGCCTAGATTGGTTAGAAGAAGCAGCAGCAGAGACCGACGCTGAGCGCTTACGTAAAGCGTCATAA
- a CDS encoding cold shock domain-containing protein, with protein MSAKETGTVKWFNEEKGFGFITRASGPDLFVHFSSIQGDGFKTLPEGQAVTFIVTQGKKGPQAEEVELA; from the coding sequence ATGAGCGCAAAAGAGACAGGTACTGTGAAGTGGTTCAACGAAGAAAAAGGCTTTGGATTCATCACGCGTGCATCCGGGCCGGATCTTTTTGTCCACTTTTCTTCCATACAAGGGGATGGTTTTAAAACCCTACCAGAAGGCCAAGCAGTGACATTTATTGTGACCCAGGGTAAAAAAGGACCTCAAGCCGAAGAGGTAGAGCTGGCTTGA